The proteins below come from a single Mycolicibacterium sp. TY81 genomic window:
- a CDS encoding MMPL family transporter — translation MLNRIALLAIAAPRRILAVAGLVLIAAAIFGVPVVKTLPAGGFQDPKSESSQASRLLATKFHQGDMPMLVTLTAPDGVHGPAAAAAARDIVDHLKASPHVAYVSSAWTVPPAVAGDLISKDGKSGLIVAGMNGGENNAQRYAQELADQVVHDRPGVTVTAGGGAIIYSQINTQTEHDLMLMESIAVPLSFLVLVWVFGGLVAAALPILVGGLAMTGTLAVLRTITFFTDVSVFALNVATALGLALAIDYTLLIISRYRDEVAEGQPRDRALIRTMVTAGRTVLFSAITVGLSMAAMLIFPMYFLTSIAYAGIATVAFAAAAAVIVTPAAIWLLGDRLDALSLPRLFRRDTTPKPVQELFWYRAAKAVMRRSVPAGLAVVALLLVLGAPFLGAKWGFPDDRVLPATASAHQLGDQLRDDFANNSATDITAVIPDAAGLSPAAFDTYAADLSRIAAVTEVTSPTGTFVGGRKVGPAGPNAAIVDGSAFLTIGSSAPLFSDASESQVDAVHAVRGPDGRLVQLAGVAQISHDSVQAVTDRLPWVLAVIAVITLGLLFLLTGSVVLPVKAVVLNVLSLTAAFGALVWIFQDGHLGALGTTATGTLASNMPVLLFCIAFGLSMDYEVFLVARIREFWLVEQDNDESVALGLAHTGRVITAAALVMSISFGALIAAEVSFMRMFGLGLTIAVLVDATLVRTVLVPAFMHLMGRWNWWAPAPLARLHKRIGISESVPEPSACGAR, via the coding sequence ATGCTGAACCGCATCGCGTTGCTGGCCATCGCCGCGCCGAGGAGGATTCTGGCGGTGGCGGGGCTGGTCCTGATCGCCGCGGCAATCTTCGGTGTCCCGGTCGTCAAGACCCTGCCGGCAGGCGGCTTCCAGGACCCGAAGTCCGAGTCGTCGCAAGCGAGTCGGCTACTGGCCACCAAGTTCCATCAGGGCGACATGCCGATGCTGGTTACCCTCACCGCGCCTGACGGGGTGCACGGGCCGGCTGCCGCCGCGGCCGCTCGCGACATCGTCGATCACCTGAAGGCCTCGCCGCACGTCGCCTACGTGTCCTCGGCCTGGACCGTGCCACCGGCTGTGGCCGGCGACCTGATCAGCAAGGACGGCAAGTCCGGGCTGATCGTCGCCGGCATGAACGGCGGCGAGAACAACGCGCAGAGATACGCCCAGGAGCTCGCCGACCAAGTGGTCCACGACCGGCCCGGCGTCACCGTCACGGCCGGTGGCGGGGCGATCATCTACTCCCAGATCAACACCCAGACCGAACATGACCTGATGCTGATGGAATCCATCGCGGTGCCGCTCAGCTTCCTGGTGCTGGTGTGGGTGTTCGGGGGACTGGTCGCCGCCGCGCTACCGATCCTGGTCGGCGGCCTGGCGATGACCGGCACGCTCGCGGTGCTGCGCACCATCACGTTCTTCACCGACGTTTCCGTGTTCGCGCTGAACGTGGCGACGGCCCTCGGGCTGGCGCTCGCCATCGACTACACGTTGCTGATCATCAGCCGCTACCGCGACGAGGTCGCCGAAGGACAGCCCCGGGACCGGGCGTTGATCCGCACCATGGTGACCGCGGGACGCACCGTGTTGTTCTCCGCGATCACGGTCGGGCTCTCGATGGCCGCGATGCTGATCTTCCCGATGTACTTCCTGACGTCCATCGCCTACGCCGGCATCGCGACGGTCGCATTCGCGGCGGCCGCCGCGGTGATCGTCACGCCGGCGGCCATCTGGCTGCTCGGCGATCGGCTCGACGCCCTCAGCTTGCCGCGTCTGTTCCGGCGTGACACCACACCCAAACCCGTGCAGGAGTTGTTCTGGTATCGCGCCGCCAAGGCGGTGATGCGCCGCTCGGTGCCGGCCGGTCTGGCCGTCGTCGCGCTGCTGTTGGTGCTGGGCGCGCCGTTCCTCGGCGCGAAATGGGGATTCCCCGACGACCGGGTGCTGCCGGCCACGGCCTCCGCACACCAGCTGGGGGACCAGTTGCGCGACGACTTCGCCAACAACTCGGCGACCGACATCACGGCCGTCATTCCCGACGCCGCCGGGCTGAGCCCGGCCGCCTTCGACACGTATGCCGCCGACCTCTCGCGCATCGCTGCCGTCACCGAAGTGACCTCTCCCACCGGAACTTTCGTCGGCGGCCGGAAAGTCGGCCCGGCCGGTCCCAACGCGGCGATCGTCGACGGCAGTGCCTTCCTGACGATCGGCAGCAGCGCGCCGCTGTTCTCCGACGCGTCTGAGTCGCAAGTCGATGCGGTGCACGCCGTCCGCGGACCGGACGGGCGGCTCGTGCAGTTGGCCGGCGTCGCGCAGATCAGTCATGACAGCGTGCAGGCCGTCACCGACCGGTTGCCGTGGGTGCTGGCCGTCATCGCCGTCATCACGCTCGGGCTGCTGTTCCTGCTCACCGGAAGCGTGGTGCTGCCGGTGAAAGCCGTTGTGCTCAATGTTCTTTCGCTCACCGCGGCGTTCGGCGCGCTGGTCTGGATCTTCCAGGACGGACACCTCGGCGCGCTCGGCACCACCGCGACCGGGACGCTGGCGTCCAACATGCCGGTGCTGCTGTTCTGCATCGCCTTCGGGCTCTCGATGGACTACGAGGTGTTCCTGGTCGCCCGCATCCGCGAGTTCTGGCTCGTGGAACAGGACAACGACGAGAGCGTCGCGCTCGGCCTGGCCCACACCGGCCGGGTGATCACCGCAGCCGCTCTGGTGATGTCGATTTCGTTCGGCGCGCTGATCGCCGCCGAGGTGTCGTTCATGCGAATGTTCGGGCTCGGGCTGACGATTGCCGTCCTGGTCGATGCCACCCTCGTGCGGACGGTGCTGGTACCGGCCTTCATGCACCTCATGGGACGGTGGAACTGGTGGGCGCCGGCACCGCTGGCCCGGCTGCACAAACGCATCGGTATCAGCGAATCGGTGCC